From Cydia strobilella chromosome 3, ilCydStro3.1, whole genome shotgun sequence:
acacttcacttaccgactctaatatttttttaggcgttttaggatcaatattaggtatttattaaatgccattatacccgtggatgaaaatgacacaaaatgcgtgtgtacgtcggaagccactttgcctttacaaggaaacaaagaatttcgtctctaatattttttttacagaatgctgattgaaaaaagaaatacctaaatttctacctaagcaaatacctaggatgacacaaaatattatttttaggtttaatatatggtctggaaactatatataaaaaataagcaacattaatattcttataacctcagaagttattggtacaggtctatacgAGGAAACTAAAATGcatatgttttttaaaaacatgactaagtttacatttttacagtatttcttgagggtactttcaattaacaatttaggcaaaagtatcgttatttatggaatggggagtcaaatatcagaatggaaattgtataacaaatccatttaaactccaaatttaattgcttatcctaaaaaaattaaaaaaaatcgtacttcgaacgtaaaatgctctagtgcagacacgtctCATTTTCTGCACcccttttaaaacaacaatgaccctctttgagagcatgagaaatgaaaagaatCAGGTCGTGTTTGTGGccctatagggagcgtgcattaactatagggggcagcacagaaGCTTAAGCTTAAATGTGAAGTTcatgcttccgatgtagcccacaagatggcggAACCTACTatctatgcacaagaaaacgtactaGTACGGTACATggtagcacttgctttggcaatgtacatACAATGTCTATGTTTccgatttaggccacaagatggcagaccctccaacgcacACGGTCCTCATTAATATTTGATATTGGTTTAAGGATTAGGCGTACTCTTGCTACAAAGTGTACCTAGTAGTATATATTgtacctagtatgggcttattTACTATATGATTTATTTGGTTTCTAAAGGTTTATCGCTCAAAACTGATCGAGGTTTGACTCTTCCTGCCCCGGGTCAAGGCCCCTTTTGGTCCTAGGCTAGAGTAAATACGCCTCAAGCGTTTTTCACGAGACTATTTCGCAGCCACGAATTTTTTTGTAGACACACTTTCATTGTTCTTATTTTGCCTTTGGTACTCTCTCAATTTTCTGCGTAAGGAAACTCAAATTGAAATGATTCACTGACATCTAATCAGTAACCTGCCACTTCGTCATTgtcatacctacatatatacccATAGTTCAACAAAACACGTAGCTCAAAGAAAGTCCCGTTTTTAGAACgtagttattacttattagttaTCTATCTATACTATCTTTGATCCCTACCATCCAAgttgaatgaattccattcataatttctccatgcaatttcgaacctcactgtaagTTCCTAAGTTAAAAATGCTTGGCAACGGCAATCCATCAGACGTGACAAAGACAACATACAACCGTGAAAATTAAGGGGCAATATAAAAATGTTTGCAGTTAGAAAGTCACGATTTCGCAAAATTGATGGGTAGGTAAAATGCTAGGTATAGAGTAAACTGATAAATAACCTGTCGTGCAGTTAACTTCGTCGAAACCGTCCCAGCAGTCGATGATCCCGTCGCACAGCTTGTTGTTGGGGAAACATGATATGAAGTGACCGCAACGAAACTGCTTCGTTAGATCACACTCTGTAACAAGCAACAATCAAATTAATTTCTCCTTTCTGTCGCCATTAGTAaaaaaaacgtcacaattattccTACATAATTAGCTCAAGCAAGCCAATATAAACTAAACATCCATATGCAGTCGAAGAGTATTATACCGTCTGTCTGTTCGTTAgtaaaaaagccggccaagtgcgagtaccattacgcaaaaaaaacggcaaaaaatcaagtttgttgtatgggagccctacttaaatatttattttattctgtttttagtatttgttgttatagcggcaacagaaatacagtgCGTCTCGTCAGACTTATTGTAGCCCTGCACGACGCTGTTGCAGCGTGTCGCGGCCGGCGCGTACAGCCCGTTGCGAAACCACTACTCCTGCGGCGATCATGTCACTGCACTGGGCTCAACTGCCTACATACGTGCGCTCATAGGCGGTCTACAAAGTGGCTTCTTCAGGGCACATAACATCATAGATGGTCCTTACCGCAGTGCGCCTCGTCAGACTTGTCGTAGCACTGCACGGCGCCGTCGCAGCGCCCCGTCGCCGGCACGCACAGCCCGTTGCGACAGCGCCACTCTTGCGGCGAGCACGTGACCAGAGTCAGCTGCCGACATACGCGCACACCTCGCAGTCTGTCTACTAGCTGACATGCCTCGGTCTCCAAGGCACACAGACCTCCACAACCTGTAGAGGACAATTTAGTAGGAAATTCAGAATATAAGTAGGAAAAACTATAAGAGCTTCACGAACCTGCCCCACTGGCAATAATAAGTGTGCGTAATGTGcgtatgttaaaaaaaaccgggcaagtgcgaattcgtttaactcgcgcactcGCATCTCATGTAAAAATACGAAAGACTTTTGACCACAAGTATTCTAAGTATAATTGTGTGTATTTCATGTATCTTGGTGGttcagggataattctttattatgtaaaccgatttcaacaattttagttttatttgaaaataggtgtttttagtgtaatctcacaCGAATTTCaagtattacaattatataaTTAACACCTGCAAATTAAATTTCGAAATGTTCTttgaagataaaaaaaaaagttatcaagATAGAGATGTggttatatttttcctgtaatatttatgataaactTAATGTTATGTAACAAACAAggatcataattttttgatggtaaacttcggagataaggagggggaatggtatttttccacattttccttcataatttttatttttttactatgaaaaaaaaaatgtgttggaATGTCtaatttgagctctttcaaatgatacccCTCTTGACCTAATAACTAGAATTTGAAATTTTCCCCCTTATCATACTGGGAATTTACCTTagttaatctaaataaaataaaaataacacattcAATGTGTTTGGGTTGGCGTTGTtgataactattccaaatttcaaatcgatagtttagtagttctcgagatatttagcaatgtgacagacggacagagtcgcaccataagggttccttttgtacctttttggtacggaaccctaaaaataaacgaatgcttcaattaaataataacaaaagccTAATCATACAACATATAACTAGTCTAATTATGTGTTTATAGTAATTATCGTTTAAAGATCAACTTTCAAGAACTTTTTGGCTTTTATTTGCTTTAGGGTGGCTTTAGGGTTTAAGACACGCAGCCCTCGAGTCGAAAACCTatgaattatgtttatttaattttgcaaTGCCGAGGGCGATAAACATGCAGTCTAGCGCTTTATTTATCAGAACTCGTGGACTAGACTTTTACGTCTTCTTCTGATTGggtaatgatatttatttaaaaaggtaGAGCTGGTCcataaaatcaaagatagatataactccgtaatagatggatacagtctaaggaaaaaacgtgcctcgaaaaatcaagaaaatttgattctcgttcagagggcgctactagttttggcctacagtcgtatagatggcgttgatggtttcgtttgttatttaacaattttaacgcatatcagtgacagaacatgggtcaaaatcataaaaataattaatgcaaataaaaaaatcatttaactatatttaaatacattctatcgtatttttataaatcttcatttttagttttaaagtgtgtcgacagatggcagtgaacttactggggttacaaaatttactatgacagtaccgctctagtataagttactttatgataaaatgtatgCATTTTACCTAACCCATGGCTAAAGTATGGTTAAGCATAATAAGATTGCGTCAGTTGGAAACAAATAGGTATACATGTACTAAGGGTAATGTGAACTTACCCGTAGGATCATCGGCGTCGATAGCTTTCTTGCAATCTGGCGTTCCGCTGCTTTCGTTTAGCATGCATATTTCATCTGTTTGGCACGAGCAGAAACTTTGCGATACAATGTCTCGATTTATGATATCTTTTGGTTTTTGGCTTTCTTTGCTTTTGTTAGAGTTTCTCGGATAAGTCCTTATATTCTTACGGATTTtagataaaacattattaattaaggaattattttcagttgtacTGCTAAACTCGTCTTCTGTTGTCAATGATATTTCAGTGGCGAGAACTTCGGGCAGTTGTGCCGACGGTAATGCGATATTTGTAACTGCTGACgaagttttatttacaattacggGTTGGGTTGGCACTACAGTTGTACTAATTACTTTTACACGTGTAGAACTAGGAGCAGTAAAATTTAccaaaacaaaacttataactacAATAGCAACAATCATCACACTTATTGAGCACGCTTGGATCTGAGTCCGCTTCTTCACGGGTTCAGTTAGAGCAAAATTCACGATACATCCGATGCCTTTAAGGCTTTTCCTAAGTCTTCGAGGATTACTTTCAGTAGGCTGTGGTTCATAGGAAGTAAATTTTTGGCGGACACTTGAGTCTATTTGATGAGATATTGATGGAATGTAACGGTTAATTTCTACCTCCGCGATGGCGGAGTCTTTTGTGGAAGTTTTTCTACAAGAGAAACCTTCTGTCCTACTAATATCTTCACATATGGAATCTTCTCTTGGGTCATCTAACGGTAAGCCAACCTCTTTGGAAATTCTTATGTTTGGAGTGGAATGCTCATTTGGTCGGAAATCAGTTCGTGGAGATTTTATCTCATATTTTCTCATCTTTCCCCTGCAAGTATAACAATACGTAATCGCTCGATTGTCCACACTTTGGACATTGTTGAGTATTGTTTTCCGTAGGTTGCTGTTTGACCAAAGATGGGAGCAGTATAGTTGATCCCAGTTGGATGTAGAATCATCGGTCGCGCTAGCTATCTCTCCGGAAAAACTGTCCGTCAATGTCATAGTGTCCGATTGCTTCTTTGTATGTCTATCATATTTATATTGGACTTAGTTACATtattttgattgagaacgtctgaaaaaaaaagaatgacGTTTTAGTGTCTTGTTGTAGGTACTGTACGAGTACCTACACCTAAGGTTAGgtagaaaataaaatgtatggagctATGTGGCTACCACGTAACTTAGATGGAAAGTTTCTAtgtatctcgctcgtactcgcatattagtgcgagagaaatgtatagaaagtaaattacgtagtgactcatggtacgggtactgataGGTGTTCCTACCTCCTCCCCCTACCTCAGTTGCACGTTACTTGATATTTTAGAAGGGCATCATGTAGTATCTTTTACGGTTAATTCTAATTGCGTGAAAATGACACCGTTTAATCTATGCGGGTATTCGTGTCCGTAATTAAAATTAAGGGATTAAGTGCAGGAGGGGTCTGTGCCCAGCAACGCctctaatatatataaaaaacagtAATCTTTTAAGTTTAACGACGGACGCATTCAAGTGAGTAGATAACCTGGTACTTAAGAATACGGACCAACAGTCTTTTTTATACATGAGGATTTTTATCAAACACTTTAGGTGGTAAGTTTTAAGGATATAATTTTAACcatcacaatattttttttcctactCATCAAATACTTCAAAATTACCGCCTAATCGAATACCAGATGCTTATTTATGCGAGTTTACGAGTTATTTCTAGTCCTAAACAACGAACTTAAGTAGAGTTCTAATTATCAAGCCTAAATCACGATTAAATGGTACCTACTGTTTCGTTATGTTTGATCTGAACCTCTtgacctgaataaataaatggataTAGCTATTAGGTAACATGAAATAGAAATTTCATTTAATTGCgtattaaaattaagttaatttgtgtttaaataggtacctacacctacGTAGATATTTTGTAACTTATTAGAAGATACAGATTTAAGAATGAAGTAACTCAATAAGTACCTAAgggtaagtaaattttaaaacaggTATTAATTCGTTAATCATCAATCTAATATCTAATTAATCAACTAAGAAAAATATACGTATGGGAACTAACATTTGGAATGTGACACGTACTAGCTAATAAATTCTAATATCAACGTGCTGCGTCAGCTGAGTTCGGTACGATCTTACGTCTAAATCTATCTAGTATCTACCTACGTTATCTATCGGCTATCTACTTACGTGTTGTTATAAGTTGATGTCTAAACCCACACTTGACTGGAACATTTTCTATATTAAATATTGTCTAATTATGGAAGTACAATGTAGGACGTCAGCGTGCCGGTAAGCCGCGGGTCTTGTGGACGGAGCTCCGTTGCCGGGACGACCATTAAACAACCCACACAACCCCTTTGGAGTAAAACTGGCAAAGAAAAGAGATgcttattttaaattgtgtgCTAGAAAGGGATATAGCTAGGGGTTGGTGACGTATGGTGCTGCCAGTGGCCAAAGGCTGTGTTCAGCCAAGAGTGACACGCAGCAGGTTTTTATCGGGGGAAAGCAACTGAACTAACAGCTGTTCATGTTACGCCCTTAGTTAACGCGATGCACTACAAGTACTTACAATTAATGCAGGTGCTGCTCTTAACGTCACGCTGTGTGTTTTAGATAGGTGTTGAGAGATTTAAAGTCGCAATTAACACGGTACCTATTAGATTTATTCCAAAAGTGAATTTATACATGTGTGTCTCTATGTCTGGCTGGTAATTTATACATGTGTGTCTCTATGTCTGGCTGGTAATTTATACATGTGTGTCTCTATGTCTGGCTGGTAATTTATACATGTGTGTCTCTATGTCTGGCTGGTAATTTATACATGTGTGTCTCTATGTCTGGCTGGTAATTTATACATGTGTGTCTCTATGTCTGGCTGGTAATTTATACATGTGTGTCTCTATGTCTGGCTGGTAATTTATACATGTGTGTCTCTATGTCTGGCTGGTAATTTttaattaccttttttttataattaatacgtAGGAAGAGGGATGGAGATAGGAAGacaaaaaataagtacctaggtaACTACTTTACAAAACCCACCCCCTGTGATGGCAGCCAAGCTGAAATTAATAGACCAAATTATACACGCAGGCACAGCTAGGCTAGCGTAGGTGTATAAATAGTCACCTGCGATAATATAATGtttgcaaaaatatgtgacacgctcttctggctctacaaataaggtcgtgtcagatatttttgcggccttcgctGCGTAACGCGTAACATATTATTGTtggtgactgtacctataagtaggtacataattattattattaattttcgtAGACAATTGTAAAATGGTAGATTTGATATTCTAACAGCTCCGCTTCTGGTTCTCGACACTATTTAAGATGCCGGTACACATACATGTATGTAagtattcatattcataatgTTGACTTTCCCTAcctggcaccgacttcaaacatatcttACATATCAGTTGCAATAAGCGCACATAAAATCTTtccgttattattttatttttctttttaagttaattttatcaGCCGTATCTACCTATACAGTcaaggtaataaataaataacggcacggaaaagtgccaaaaatatgtattatacacgaccttattgcccATACATTAAAGtagtgtgtacatatttttggcacattgTTCTTgtggatatttattttaatacctagACTCTAGGTACTACTGTACCTGCCTGCCTACATAACCATGGCCGTGGCATGGATAGGTTAATATATTAGGCAACATGGTTCAGTTATTTTGTGTTCCATCCAACGTGTGTTCTTTGTACTATAGGCCCAATTATATAGAACTATTGATGCATTTCTCATCAAGATTAATTACATTGtcatgttttaagtttatctTGTAGGTAAGTACGTTACCTAGCGATGCAAAAATGGGAAGCTTTCAAGGTAATTCATAAGTATTAAGTATACTTAtgaatttattatacaataacttTAACACTTGAAATGCCTTATCTATGTATAAGACctgatacctaaataatatgatcgtaattatgtttttattgcttttttgatGACTGTGAAAGGATAAAGTACGATAAATATCTATGGAATACAATTAAAGAAATCtctaatttctattaaaatatcAACTATGTACGTACAATTAGAGTTGTGCATATTGGTAAGGAAACTGGTATCAGGATTGACTTATTAGCTACCGGAGAATActtacagtgtggaaaaaaaatatgggccctggagggaaagtgccttaaaaccttaagttagctcattttacttaaaagaaacattttttatttttaaatagaaacataactgcattcaaagttttttttatttgcttgtctcgcccgggaatcgaaccgattaaaaactcaaaaaaataacactcgctattatactattattgtactagtcgatacagttaatgttaatgataacatttcttcaagaaacattaggtcttacactcgtctgtcgtacaaaatatccataaaatctaaTATTTATAGTACTCGAGAATATATTTAGACAAgcgaaaatgaaaaaaataaaataaacaacgggttgcactccgggagtgccggcagaagtgaaatcttgaatattgtattttaccacataaattatagtacttttatactgataattaaagcaattcgtgcaaaattattccctaaccattccaaaatatcaatcacttcaacaatattcatttattgcgCTATCGTACACAAgcataacaatttatattacataaaaaaattaacacttCAGAACTATTACAATTTGCTCAGAAAAATCAACTTCCATCCATAATTTCGATCAGGTCACGTGTCCGTCTTACGAATTTTCAATCTGTCGGTCACGTGACCTATCGCGAAATCTGTCGCGAGTTTAACATTTTTCCCCATCACAAAAAGTGCACAGCGctgctatagttatttgttatacaagggtgcaaagttgtattttacccgcgagtgtggaattgaaacacgagcaagcgaaaggattctatagttgaaccacgagcgaagcgagtggttctaaaatagaatcctgagcgtacgaGTGTTTCaatacacgagaagtaaaatacatttgcacccgtgtgtaacacaaaacttttcccctcactatagcgaggaaagtgcaacatccacaggcgttagatcatcttcatcactggaatcactcatttttttacgataatacgatattataacagaaatctctggaagttatgtattttcacgtgtcggagtcggtgagaaaatttttgttgacatagttgacatttctgaattcctgaggttaatactgtttaaatttaggtttgaagtcatgtttggtattattatcaactaaatcaaacatgtagaccatcccaaatattatttaaataggttcagcggttattgattccccatacaaatttccaccccacttttcacacccttaaaatgatTTGAccatgattttggttataaaaactatcctatgtactgtcccgggactcaaaccatctctgtaccaaatttcaactaaatcggttcggcggtttaagcgtaaagaggagttttataaaaaatcatttttttaacttt
This genomic window contains:
- the LOC134755862 gene encoding atrial natriuretic peptide-converting enzyme-like, giving the protein MTLTDSFSGEIASATDDSTSNWDQLYCSHLWSNSNLRKTILNNVQSVDNRAITYCYTCRGKMRKYEIKSPRTDFRPNEHSTPNIRISKEVGLPLDDPREDSICEDISRTEGFSCRKTSTKDSAIAEVEINRYIPSISHQIDSSVRQKFTSYEPQPTESNPRRLRKSLKGIGCIVNFALTEPVKKRTQIQACSISVMIVAIVVISFVLVNFTAPSSTRVKVISTTVVPTQPVIVNKTSSAVTNIALPSAQLPEVLATEISLTTEDEFSSTTENNSLINNVLSKIRKNIRTYPRNSNKSKESQKPKDIINRDIVSQSFCSCQTDEICMLNESSGTPDCKKAIDADDPTGCGGLCALETEACQLVDRLRGVRVCRQLTLVTCSPQEWRCRNGLCVPATGRCDGAVQCYDKSDEAHCECDLTKQFRCGHFISCFPNNKLCDGIIDCWDGFDEVNCTTECPEDQFTCTDGQCILESRFCDGYTDCPDGSDEPRGCDGGCSKHELQCRNRRCVSNTVRCDGHDNCGDATDEVNCS